Proteins encoded in a region of the Patagioenas fasciata isolate bPatFas1 chromosome 21, bPatFas1.hap1, whole genome shotgun sequence genome:
- the G0S2 gene encoding G0/G1 switch protein 2 produces METMHELIPFAKEMLSQKPNRKMVKLYMLGSVLAFFGVVIGLVETVCSPFTSQGMLDEEKKPTPTREQMLAQKQEDLILEKSKKAVGTQRALVTRQHAS; encoded by the coding sequence ATGGAAACCATGCACGAGCTGATCCCCTTTGCCAAAGAAATGCTCAGCCAGAAGCCCAACAGGAAAATGGTCAAGCTGTACATGCTGGGCAGCGTGCTGGCTTTCTTTGGGGTGGTTATCGGTCTGGTGGAGACAGTGTGCAGTCCTTTCACCTCCCAAGGGATGCTAGACGAGGAGAAGAAACCCACCCCAACGCGAGAGCAAATGCTTGCCCAAAAACAGGAAGATTTGATCTTGGAAAAGAGCAAGAAGGCGGTGGGGACGCAGAGGGCCCTGGTGACCAGGCAGCACGCGTCCTAA
- the LOC136110864 gene encoding 11-beta-hydroxysteroid dehydrogenase 1-like: MGRLQKILFPFLGLVLAFWFYSARENFKPEMLKGKRVIVTGASTGIGEQMAYHLARMGSHVFITARTEAKLQKVVERCLELGAASARYVSGSMEDTAFAEHVVQEAGTALGGLDMLILNHVGASYFGYFNGDVGHVRKLLEINFLSYVAMATSALPMLKESGGSIVVVSSMAGKVGFPFTVPYSATKFALDGFFSSLRQEFTIQNINVSITLCILGFIDTDSAVRAAADVLLVAPAPREECALEILQGAALRRRELYYRYGGTRLPLLLRDWAAELLDYLVRSRYRLDAMKGTSPQHPPSA; encoded by the exons ATGGGTCGGTTGCAAAagattctctttccctttttggGATTGGTTTTGGCCTTCTGGTTTTATTCTGCGAGGGAGAATTTCAAACCGG AGATGCTGAAAGGAAAGCGGGTGATTGTCACCGGAGCGAGCACTGGCATCGGAGAGCAGATGGCGTATCACCTGGCGCGGATGGGATCCCACGTCTTCATCACAGCACGGACAGAGGCCAAGCTCCAGAAA GTGGTGGAGCGGTGCCTGGAGCTGGGGGCAGCCTCTGCCCGCTACGTCAGCGGCTCCATGGAGGACACGGCCTTCGCCGAGCACGTGGTGCAGGAGGCAGGGACCGCGCTGG GAGGCCTGGACATGCTGATTCTTAACCATGTTGGCGCATCGTACTTTGGTTATTTCAACGGGGACGTCGGGCACGTCCGAAAGCTCCTGGAGATCAACTTCCTGAGCTACGTGGCCATGGCCACGTCCGCCCTGCCCATGCTCAAGGAGAGCGGAGGGAGCATCGTTGTGGTTTCGTCCATGGCGG GTAAAGTCGGGTTTCCCTTTACGGTTCCCTACTCTGCAACTAAGTTTGCCTTGGATggatttttcagctccctgaggcAGGAATTCACCATTCAGAACATTAACGTTTCCATCACGCTCTGCATCCTCGGCTTCATCGATACTG ACAGCGCGGTCCGCGCAGCCGCAGACGTGCTGCTGGTGGCGCCGGCGCCGCGGGAGGAGTGCGCGCTGGAGATCCTGCAGGGGGCGGCGCTGAGACGGCGCGAACTCTATTACCGGTACGGCGGGACgcggctgccgctgctgctgcgggaCTGGGCGGCCGAGCTGCTGGACTACCTGGTGCGGAGCCGCTACCGCCTGGACGCCATGAAGGGGACGTCCCCTCAGCATCCCCCGAGCGCTTGA
- the LOC136110858 gene encoding 11-beta-hydroxysteroid dehydrogenase 1-like encodes MGLFFKIFIPLLGLVLAFYFYSAPENFNEEMLRGKRVIVTGASSGIGEQMAYHLARMETHLLLTARTEAKLQKVVERCLELGAASARYVSGSMEDTTFPEVLVKEAENTWGGLDMLILNHIGQSYFTYFNGDVGHVRKLLETNFLSYVAMTVSALPMLKESEGSIVVVSSIAGKAGSPFIAPYAATKFALDGFFSSLRHEFIIDKVNVSITLCILGYINTESAVRSVSHAIHGTPAPKEECALEIIKSGALRRRELHYPAGAVASTLLLRDIAPEFLDSLIRKNYKLENIKRT; translated from the exons ATGGGTCTGTTCTTCAAGATTTTCATCCCCTTGCTGGGACTGGTGctggcattttatttttattcagcacCCGAGAATTTCAATGAAG AGATGCTCCGGGGGAAACGGGTGATCGTGACAGGTGCCAGCAGCGGCATTGGGGAGCAGATGGCATATCACCTGGCCCGCATGGAGACCCACCTGCTGCTGACGGCACGGACAGAAGCCAAGCTGCAGAAA GTCGTGGAGCGGTGCCTCGAGCTGGGCGCCGCGTCCGCCCGCTACGTGAGCGGCTCCATGGAGGACACCACGTTCCCCGAGGTGCTGGTGAAGGAGGCTGAGAACACCTGGG GGGGTCTTGATATGCTCATCCTCAATCACATCGGTCAATCCTACTTCACCTACTTCAACGGGGACGTTGGGCACGTCCGAAAGCTCCTAGAGACCAACTTTCTGAGCTACGTGGCAATGACAGTGTCTGCCCTGCCCATGCTGAAGGAGAGCGAGGGCAGCATCGTTGTAGTTTCATCCATCGCAG GTAAAGCTGGCTCTCCATTTATTGCTCCCTATGCTGCAACTAAGTTCGCCTTAGATGGGTTTTTCAGTTCCTTGCGACATGAATTCATCATAGACAAGGTCAATGTCTCCATCACGCTCTGCATCCTGGGCTACATCAACACAG AGAGCGCGGTGCGCAGCGTGTCCCACGCCATCCACGGCACGCCGGCGCCCAAGGAGGAGTGTGCCCTGGAGATCATCAAGAGCGGGGCGCTGCGCCGCCGCGAGCTGCACTACCCGGCCGGGGCGGTGGCCAGCACGCTCCTCCTGCGGGACATCGCCCCCGAATTCCTCGACTCCCTCATCAGGAAAAACTATAAGTTGGAAAACATCAAAAGAACGTAG